Below is a window of Drosophila nasuta strain 15112-1781.00 chromosome X, ASM2355853v1, whole genome shotgun sequence DNA.
TGTGAGTCGATGGTTGTCTACGATCATGAGAAACGCATCTGCCTGCCCGATCTGTTCTGCATGGATCCCTTCATCACGCTGACCATCTACAAGCAGTACTTTaactataaatactaaatcTAAGCTACCTACCAAATGAGAAATTAGTCCTAGGCCAGGTTCTTTCTGATTCACTTTATAATGTTGACCATCCATAAGCCGTACTTAATTACTAAATCTAACCTTCAGTCCATGTCTTATATATTTGTAGGAACTCTGGATCCCTTCATAACACTGACTTAACTAAATGCAACATTTATTTCCTCCACATTTCTGTTAggtatttttatatgttataAGTAAGAGACAAGACAGTAATTACTAAATGAAATGTATTCCTTCAACTTTGCTAATCTTTTTCATGTTAGCTgatatttataacaattattaCAACTAGATGTAACATCTTCAAAAATCCATCTGCATTCCATGTTATCTTTTTTCGTATAACAAATGAGAGCTTTATTTCTAGACGTATCGATTTATGTTATGCTATAAGCAAATAAACCATAAGAGTGGACCAATTACACTTTACGCTGTTGAAGCTTGCGCTTCAGACTCTTAACCAGCGCATTCTGTTCCAACTGTTGCTTGGAACGCTTCTGGGCTGGCTCATCCTCCTGATCGTTATCCTCTTGGTGCTGGCGACGCTTCAGCTTCTCGCTAATCATATCCTGCATGCCCTTGGTGGCCTTGTAATTGGAGTGCGTTGGATCAATGTTATATTCATGCGATTTGTACACAGCCTTGAATCGGGAATCATTCAAATCCACCTTGAAATCATCTTCCACCTGCTGCGTCTTGTTGTCGCCTGATTTCGATTTCTTGAGCTGCTTGCGACGCTTGCGTTTGCTGCTCGCATTCTGCTGTTCATCCTTTAGGATCTTGGAGAGACTAAAGTGTTGCTTTTGCTCCGACTCCAGACCATCGTTATCATCCAGCAACAATGCCAGCTCATCTTCAGCCTGAGCCGCTTCCGCATCATCTGCAGCAGCTTTGTTCTTCTGTTTCTTCGCCTGTGACTTTTTGCTTGGCTTCTTGGGCTGCTCATAGTCGCCGTTGGCGAATTCCTCAGCAAAGTAGGCATCGTTCATATCGATGCCATCGGGTATGGACTCATCATCACTATCCGGTGGCGCATCGGGATCAATACCCTTCAGTTCCAATTGCTTGCGACGTCGGTGTTCCTTCCGCTGTTTGTTCTTCTCGCTGCGCTTCTGCAGCACTTGCTCAATGGGCGTCATTTGGgatttgctgccgctgctcaTCTCCTTTGTGTCCTTGGGTTCGTTGTTGGCATTTATGTTCCAggacatttccatttcgtaATGCTTCTCCTTAGACTGCTTTTCCTGTTCATTGATTTCGGCCAACAGATTCTTGTACTTTTCAATGCGTTCCTGTTGCTTGGCTTTCTTGCTGGACTTCTTAGCAATGGGCTGTGCTTCATCTTCCTTTGGTGCTTTTTCCTCCAGCTGCTCCTCTTCCCCATcatcctcctcttcctcttcgtCTTCTTCACTGCTGTAGGCAACAATCTGGCGCAACTCTTTGTCATTCAACTGATCCACTTTGCCGCTAGACAACTTATCGCCCAGCTCACGTCTATCCAGCGCCGTCTCGTCCCACGTCAGATCCACCTTCGCCTGCTGCAGCGCCGTCGTCGTAAACTGTCGCGGCTTATAGCTGCTGGCATCGGGCAGCTCGTAGCATTCATCTGTGGGCATGTCCTCATCAAAGTTCGTCTCATCCGGTATAAAACGCAGATCAACACGTGTCGCCGAGCTCTCGTACTCGATGCCATCGCACTCGCTATACACTTTGTCCGCCGTCGAGACGCTGTCGCACTCCACCACAGCATAGTAATAGCGCAAGCGATTCAATTGATACTGACGCAACTTCTCCATATGATAGTCATCGCCCTCCTCCGCATCGCTGTCCTGTTCACGTACCAATTCCTCGTCCTCATCATCTTCGGAGTCTGCAGCGGCTTTGGAGCTCACCAGTTCGCTAGGACCACGCACATCTTCCTCGGCCATGCGTTGTTTGCCAAACTCAGAGGGATAAATCTTCACACTGAGCACACTGCCGCCTGGTGGCAGAAATGAACTGAGCAGTACCATCAAATCTTGGGCACGTATGCGATCCCAATCCATGTTGCAGACGGCAAGGCGACGTGTCGACTCCTCGGTGCCCTCTGCATCAATGTCAAGTTCACCCCACACATGATCGATTTGCAGTTCGGGTCCATCAGCTCCTTCCTCGTCATCGCTATCATCTTCGGAGGATGAAGAGTCGGTCATCAAGCGGCCCTCGCCACGGGCATAATCAATATTTGGATTTGTTAGACGCTCGCGCAGATTCTGCGGCACTTCGGTGTCAT
It encodes the following:
- the LOC132795122 gene encoding ESF1 homolog, which produces MAKKPEKSLKKKAKPKKEPKQELDTADKPTTSTQNQNSDGIWKDARFQHLLSDPRFRGVPKVQRKVKIDKRFQGMFEDEKFKVKYTVDKYGRPVNKSNSEDLRKYYELDENESEDEDEAEAEAEASKQAQQSDEDEERRAEELAIARHDDDKDDALQLDSDDDTEVPQNLRERLTNPNIDYARGEGRLMTDSSSSEDDSDDEEGADGPELQIDHVWGELDIDAEGTEESTRRLAVCNMDWDRIRAQDLMVLLSSFLPPGGSVLSVKIYPSEFGKQRMAEEDVRGPSELVSSKAAADSEDDEDEELVREQDSDAEEGDDYHMEKLRQYQLNRLRYYYAVVECDSVSTADKVYSECDGIEYESSATRVDLRFIPDETNFDEDMPTDECYELPDASSYKPRQFTTTALQQAKVDLTWDETALDRRELGDKLSSGKVDQLNDKELRQIVAYSSEEDEEEEEDDGEEEQLEEKAPKEDEAQPIAKKSSKKAKQQERIEKYKNLLAEINEQEKQSKEKHYEMEMSWNINANNEPKDTKEMSSGSKSQMTPIEQVLQKRSEKNKQRKEHRRRKQLELKGIDPDAPPDSDDESIPDGIDMNDAYFAEEFANGDYEQPKKPSKKSQAKKQKNKAAADDAEAAQAEDELALLLDDNDGLESEQKQHFSLSKILKDEQQNASSKRKRRKQLKKSKSGDNKTQQVEDDFKVDLNDSRFKAVYKSHEYNIDPTHSNYKATKGMQDMISEKLKRRQHQEDNDQEDEPAQKRSKQQLEQNALVKSLKRKLQQRKV